The region ATCGTGGCGCAGGCCTCGGCGGCGGACATGACGAGCGCGAGCAGACCCTCAACCAGCTCCTGGTCGAGATGGACGGCTTTGAGGCCAACGACGGCGTCATCCTTGTCGCTGCCACCAATCGGCCCGACGTTCTTGACCCGGCGCTTCTCCGCCCCGGCCGTTTCGACCGTCGCGTGATCGTCGATCGTCCGGACATCCGTGGCCGCGAAGAGGTTCTCAAAGTACACGCCAAGAAGGTCCCCATGGCTGAGGACGTTGATCTCAACGTGCTGGCTCGTGGGACCCCGGGCTTCTCCGGTGCCGACTTGGCCAACATGGTCAACGAGGCCGCCCTCACCGCCGCCCGATACAACCGCAAGGCCGTACACATGTACGACTTCGAGGTTGCCAAAGACAAGGTGATGATGGGCGCCGAGCGTAAGTCCATGCTCCTGACTGACGAGGAGAAGAAGGTGACTGCGTATCACGAGGCTGGCCACACGCTGGTCTCCGCCCTGCGCGAGCACTCCGATCCTCTCCACAAGGTCACCATCATTCCCCGAGGAATGGCTCTCGGTGTGACCGTCTACCTCCCTGAGGAAGACCAGCACACCGTCACCAAGGAGTACCTCGAGACGCGGCTCGCCACCCTGATGGGCGGACGCTGCGCTGAAGAGATTTTCCTGGGCAAGATGACCACGGGCGCAGGCAACGACATCGAGCGCATCACCGACCTCGCCCGCAAGATGGTCTGCGAGTTCGGCATGTCCAAGCTCGGGCCCATGACCTTCGGCAAGAAGGAGGAGCAGATCTTCCTCGGACGTGAGATCGCACAGCACCGCGACTTCTCCGACGAGACTGCCCGCCAGATCGATGCCGAGGTTCGTGTCTTCGTCGATACCGCCTATCAGTCGGCCTACAACATCCTGAACACCAATCAGGACATCATGCACCGTCTGGCTGGAGCCCTGCTGGAACGCGAGACTCTGGATGCCAACGAGATCAAGCTGATCATCGAAGGCAAAGAGCTGCCTCCACTGCGCTCCGCTCTCGCTGGCGTAGATCCCGGTGCGGGCGGCGAAGCCCAGAAGGTTCTCAAGCCGGAGTCGGGCCGCAAACCGGGCTTCAACGAGGGGCAGCCGTCTCCTGCATAACCAACTTCAACCCAACGTCAAAAGAGGGGCAGCCACATCGGCTGCCCCTCTTTTTTCTTGCAAAATGTAGTAACCATCAAAGCGAGTCTTGATGGTTACTACATTTTTGAGCCTTAGGCTCGCTTGGTCGACTTGGAAGGCGTCTTGCTCTTCCCGGAAGACTTCTTCCCGATGGCCTGGTCTCCGGGAGAAGTCGTCGTTTTCTGGGCTTCGTCCTGCTTGCCCCGATCTTCGCCTTCGATCTTGCCGTTGATTGTCTGGACGGAGAGGCCGCCGCCGGGGGTATCCATCTTCGGATCGACCACGTGCAGACCATACATCGTGGTCCAGGGTCCACGCATATCGGTATCCCCTTCGCTTCCGTCGCCCATGGAGCCATTGAAGTACTCGTCGACGATTCCGGGCGTTGGCTTCAGCATTCCGATCGAGAACGGCGGCTTCTCCATGCTCTCCAGCGCTGCCTGGAATGCCTTCATGTGAGTGATCTCGCGGGTCATCAGGAACTGCAGGGCGTCGATGCTGCCCGGATCGTCGGTATGATCGATCAGGCGTTCATACACGATCTTCGCTCGTGCCTCCGCCGCGATGTTGCTGCGAAGGTCCACATCCAGCTCTCCAGTGACCTTCAGGTAGGTAGCTGTCCACGGATTTCCCATGGAGTCGAAGAGCGCTACGCCCCCTCCCCCGGCGATGGTCACCAGCGGATCCGCCTCGGCGGCCTCGCGGTTGGTCTTTAGCGGCTTCAGATGCATCCGGATTAAGGCCCCCACAACCTCCAGATGACTAAGCTCCTCAGTGCCAATGTCCAGCAGAAGATCCCGGCGCCCGATATCTTCCAGGCAGTTCCAGCCCTGGATCGTGTATTGCATCGCTGCAGCCAGTTCGCCGTTTGCCCCACCGAACTGTTCCAGCAACATGTTGCCGAAGCGTACATCCGGCTCCCCGATGTTGACGGTATACATCAACTTTTTGACGTGGTGATACATAGAGAAAACCTCACATCCTGATATACGTGCCCACGTGCCCTTTCCCACTACGATGCCAAATATTCGCCATTCGGCGGTTCGCCATCGTGGATTCGCAAGATGCGACAATAAAACCAACCGCATGAAGCTCCGCCTCGCACTTTCTCTTGCACTCTCCACGCTCCTCACCGGCTGCGGCTATCACACCGCCGGGTCGGCCACGCACATCCCGCCCAACGTTCGAACGATGGCCGTGCCCATCTTTTCTACACGCACGCAGGCCTACCACACGGAGATGGACTTTACGCAGGCTGTCATACGGGAGCTGAACACCCGCACGCGGTATCGCGTTCTGAATACGGACGCAACCGACGCGGACGCAATCCTTCGCGGCACTATCCTCAGCCAGACCATCACGCCACTGACCTATGACGCCAATTCAAGCCAGTCGTCCAGCTACCTGGTCTCGGTGACAGCCAGCGTGGTGTTGACCGCTCACGACGGCAGTGTGCTTTATCGCAACGATGCCGTTACGTTTCGCGAGCAGTATCAGTCCACCCAGGACGTAAACACCTTTATCCAGGAAGGATCGCCGGCGATCTCGCGGATGTCGCGCGACTTCGCGCAGACCCTGGTCAGCGATATGCTCAATTCCTTCTGAACTTCGACAATTCTTCTCCCTTGGCGATCTATACACACCGGATCGCCATTCATTTGGAGAAATGCCCCCCAAAGGTCATAGTAGAGGTGGGGTTTTACTCTCGACAGGTCCGTCTTACGCCATGCCTTCATCGCTTCGCAGCTTTGCCTCCACAGACCGGTTTTTAGCCGAGATCGCCTCGTCCTCTTCGATGCGTCCCGGCTACGTTCTCATCGGCGATGAGATCTTTCTGTACGACCGCTGCCGCCGCGCTGTCCTCTCCACGCTCATCCCTGAAGGCACCCGCGACTTTTCGCTCCACGACCTGGACCTGGCCGAGACCAGCATCTTTGAGGCGCTCGATCGAGCACAGACCCCGTCGCTGATGGCGCCCTTCCAGGTGCTCTTTATCCGCAACCTGAAGCAGCTCTATGGCCGCGGATCGAAGAAAGAGGAGTTTGCCGCGATCGAAGCCTACTTCCGGTCGCCGAATCCGCAGGCGCTGCTGGTGTTTGTTGCAGATCACATTCGCATTCCCACCGACGTGCGCCGCATGGACTACCAGGACAAGGAACGGTACGACCGTATCCGAGAGACCTTGGGGGAGTGGTGCGGGATGGTAGAGCTTGCGCGGGTCGACGAGAGCGACGCCGTGCGCTGGATTGCGGAGACGGCGGAGCTACGGGGCGTCCGATTTGACCCTGATGCCGCCCGAGAGCTTGCCGACTCGCTGGGAGCCGACATGATGCTGATCTCCAGCGAGTTCGAAAAGCTGTTGCTGTATGCAGGAGCGCGAGGCAACGAAGAGATCGCAAGGAATCGCGTCACGCTGGGCGATGTGGAGACGATGGTGCTCGCCGCCAAACAGCGCTCGCTCTATGAACTGACGGATGCGATCTCCCAGCATGATCGGCCACGGGCGCTTGCGCTGCTGCACGGATTACTGAACGCCTCCGATGGGGGCGAGGATGCGGCCATCGGGCATCTCTACATGCTGGCTCGCACCTTTCGCCAGATGATGATCATCGTGGAGAAGAATGTGCGAGATTCGCGCGCGATCTGGCAAGCCCTGTGGCAGGGTTTCCGCATGCCTCCGTTTGCGGCGGAAGACCTCATCCGTCAGGCCCGCCGCTACAAGTCGCGACGCGAGCTTACCCGGGCGCTGCGGCTGGTGGCACGGGCAGACCTCGAACTGCGCAGCTCCCCCGCAAACAAGCTGCTGGTTCTGGAGCGGCTGATCCTGGATCTGTGTGCCGAACCGAAAACCGCATCTTACGATTCTTCTCTTCAATTTGCGATGGAGCTTTAGCGGGCAGGAAGTGCGAACAATCACTGACGGGAAGCCGACTTGGCATTACCAATTTGCTGAGAATGATTCTCTAAATGAGTCTGATACGCATCAGGAAATCTAGCGCTCTGGAGAGCACACATTCTCCATTGAGGCATCAGCGCTCAAGCAATATCGCGTAGTACATACTCACGGGTACTTTTCAAGATTTGTTTGGCCGTTGCTTCATGGGAGGCGATACTTGCCAACGTAACGGCACCCACAAGCGCACTGCTGATTGCAGTGGCTAGCGTTCGAGGATGCGGCTTATCCATTTTGGCGAGATGGCTCTCAAGCAGACGGACGAATCTCTCATAACCCAGAAGGGCGACGCTTCGTACATCCTCGCTTGTCCGCTTAAGCTCCGATCCGAGCATTGCCAGAGGACATAGATCCACATCACTGACAGCAGGCGACTGGCTGAGATACAACGTGATGATTGTCGTCAGTGCATCCCGAGGGGACATCCCGGCGGTTCGTTCTTCAAACATTGCGAAGAGATTTGCCAAAACCTCATGGTAGGCCTCCTCCAGCAATTGCTCTTTGGAATCGAAGTGGCGGTAAAACCCGCCCTGCGCTATCCCGGACGCAGACATGATCTCTCGGGTGCCTACAGAGGAGATGCCTTCTGTAAGAAATAGACGAGACGCATTGGACACGATTCGCGCCCTCGATTCCGCAGCTTCCGATCGCGATTTCCGCATGAACTAGGACCTCGTTAACATTGTCGCATCTTTTAGAGGTCATATGAACTCTAAAAGAGAACACATCAAGTCGCTGAACGGAGCAAATGAAAGGAATCTCTTTATGAAGAATCACGAGCCACCTCAAATCAGCACAAACGAAAGGTTCTTCCTTGTAACAGGGGCGACCGGGGACACAGGGCGGCCTACGGTCAAACTGTTGCGCGAGAAGGGATACCGGGTTCGAGCCTTGGCAAGGAGAGAGGATCAACGTGCACAGGATCTGCGCGAGCTGGGCGCGGAAGTTGTGATTGGCGACATGCTGAATCTCAACGACATGAGAAAAGCCATCAAAGGAGTCACGGGCGCTTACTTCGTCTTTCCTCTGGCTGATGGTCTTGTTGAAGCATCCGTCGTCTTTGCTCAGGCGGCGAAGGAAAAGAAACTCGATCTCATCGTCAACATGTCGCAGAAGCAATCGCGGCCTTTTGCTCACAGTCCAGCGACCA is a window of Edaphobacter sp. 12200R-103 DNA encoding:
- a CDS encoding manganese catalase family protein — translated: MYHHVKKLMYTVNIGEPDVRFGNMLLEQFGGANGELAAAMQYTIQGWNCLEDIGRRDLLLDIGTEELSHLEVVGALIRMHLKPLKTNREAAEADPLVTIAGGGGVALFDSMGNPWTATYLKVTGELDVDLRSNIAAEARAKIVYERLIDHTDDPGSIDALQFLMTREITHMKAFQAALESMEKPPFSIGMLKPTPGIVDEYFNGSMGDGSEGDTDMRGPWTTMYGLHVVDPKMDTPGGGLSVQTINGKIEGEDRGKQDEAQKTTTSPGDQAIGKKSSGKSKTPSKSTKRA
- the lptE gene encoding LptE family protein: MKLRLALSLALSTLLTGCGYHTAGSATHIPPNVRTMAVPIFSTRTQAYHTEMDFTQAVIRELNTRTRYRVLNTDATDADAILRGTILSQTITPLTYDANSSQSSSYLVSVTASVVLTAHDGSVLYRNDAVTFREQYQSTQDVNTFIQEGSPAISRMSRDFAQTLVSDMLNSF
- the holA gene encoding DNA polymerase III subunit delta codes for the protein MPSSLRSFASTDRFLAEIASSSSMRPGYVLIGDEIFLYDRCRRAVLSTLIPEGTRDFSLHDLDLAETSIFEALDRAQTPSLMAPFQVLFIRNLKQLYGRGSKKEEFAAIEAYFRSPNPQALLVFVADHIRIPTDVRRMDYQDKERYDRIRETLGEWCGMVELARVDESDAVRWIAETAELRGVRFDPDAARELADSLGADMMLISSEFEKLLLYAGARGNEEIARNRVTLGDVETMVLAAKQRSLYELTDAISQHDRPRALALLHGLLNASDGGEDAAIGHLYMLARTFRQMMIIVEKNVRDSRAIWQALWQGFRMPPFAAEDLIRQARRYKSRRELTRALRLVARADLELRSSPANKLLVLERLILDLCAEPKTASYDSSLQFAMEL
- a CDS encoding TetR/AcrR family transcriptional regulator, whose amino-acid sequence is MRKSRSEAAESRARIVSNASRLFLTEGISSVGTREIMSASGIAQGGFYRHFDSKEQLLEEAYHEVLANLFAMFEERTAGMSPRDALTTIITLYLSQSPAVSDVDLCPLAMLGSELKRTSEDVRSVALLGYERFVRLLESHLAKMDKPHPRTLATAISSALVGAVTLASIASHEATAKQILKSTREYVLRDIA
- the ftsH gene encoding ATP-dependent zinc metalloprotease FtsH, whose protein sequence is MNSTVKQILIWVFMITCLVFLWQFVVKGTGSGQEKNISLTQLLNDADQGKVADVMVNGSEVTGHWKDDKAQFHTTIPANYPDMYKTLRDHGVNISIKDQNSNAWLGFLIQLAPFALLLGLWFFLLRQMQSGGNKAMSFGKSRARLLSMQQKKITFKDVAGVDEAKEELKEIIEFLREAQKFQRLGGRIPKGVLLVGPPGTGKTLLARAVAGEANVPFFSISGSDFVEMFVGVGASRVRDLFEQGKKNAPCIIFIDEIDAVGRHRGAGLGGGHDEREQTLNQLLVEMDGFEANDGVILVAATNRPDVLDPALLRPGRFDRRVIVDRPDIRGREEVLKVHAKKVPMAEDVDLNVLARGTPGFSGADLANMVNEAALTAARYNRKAVHMYDFEVAKDKVMMGAERKSMLLTDEEKKVTAYHEAGHTLVSALREHSDPLHKVTIIPRGMALGVTVYLPEEDQHTVTKEYLETRLATLMGGRCAEEIFLGKMTTGAGNDIERITDLARKMVCEFGMSKLGPMTFGKKEEQIFLGREIAQHRDFSDETARQIDAEVRVFVDTAYQSAYNILNTNQDIMHRLAGALLERETLDANEIKLIIEGKELPPLRSALAGVDPGAGGEAQKVLKPESGRKPGFNEGQPSPA